In Cryptococcus neoformans var. neoformans JEC21 chromosome 5 sequence, one genomic interval encodes:
- a CDS encoding Exonuclease II, putative produces the protein MGIPKFFRWISERYPLTSQLITPNSIPTFDNLYLDMNGIIHNCSHPPSTENDPHFRITEEQMILAIFAYIDHLFTKIKPQKVFFMAIDGVAPRAKMNQQRSRRFRAGKDARDQREKAEKNGEKLPDEKAFDSNAITPGTPFMARLSQHLKYYVRKRISEDADWRSIRVILSGHDVPGEGEHKIQEFIRLNKAQPDYNPNTRHCLYGLDADLIMLGLLSHDPHFCLLREEVTFGRKSRQNTELANTNFFLLHLSLMREYLDLEFSSLQTQISFEYDLERIIDDFILMAIFVGNDFLPHLPDLHINEGALERIWGMYKDILPTIDGYINEHGTISLPRLQLLLDKLAEFEVKRFEDDLLDQVHFSGNHTRDTMVIEKARKKNRKVITKYQQKVLNQLRSFIEKQQNQPNPTHRLELINTQDKRDNAFVQELADELHLHTTWDEVDDYGQSLIVCTFNMEGVSQDGSADGKEEDGDWESDEMEDEGKLAVQRVFRNWSKAAVVDTYPEDVEKSMDEKLKEAMDDIKRQYYHDKLEINYNDPAQMQDLVHHYIEGLQWILNYYYKGVSSWGWFYKYHYSPRITDLKGVADMKFEFDYGKPFTPFQQLMGVLPVDSMDHVPLAYRDLMYEETSPIIDFYPRNFELDMNGKKQDWEAVVKIPFIDQNRLLKAMAARDVRLTPEERERNKSGVLSTQFVYDPEIDENYPSSFPGVFPELTRSHCRASPFNLPVLGGDVQLIFGLVEGVQLGVSALAGFPSLDTLPHNGTLDYHGVNVFQSDSKNPSMVITIIGKDELPKTSEIARNVLGQRTFHSWPYLQEGIVAAVSDDMFKYTLQQVGKSLRVVHMPHQDAVKWRRQADHVERHYSRRYGVIIGGVEVLLHIRPLKGLKHLDNGALVKDYETPEKEIVQAYQVAVSQVTFEDERFLERAPPDLKVDFPVGEKVLFLGDMHYGLAAQVSAVNEEAQTLSVILAYFEEETEETLRFMKAVAHRPAGKWWPSPILSRRLGISALALSRITSTLLVQLGDGSKTNIGLSLKFESRGLKVLGYSKRNDRGWEFSEKTAQVLEAYKKAFPEVFKHLENRGGDLVKSKELCPTAEDPDTVIKGMKKWLKDEGLNDLESVSLFADQLEAETCQIVEKLADDILSKKTFQSIKKKRLDNVPRQTLLKPAQAIYRLQGQVFEPGHRVVMVQDPAAGGVPTGMRGVVVGLGMRTVDVIWDNGFMGGSTLQGKCSPYRGSTVPFSSCLNLTRPQFTVSERAGPKPVPQNVFRPQLGPRPAVPMQHYQPSVPGRQQTATTTHHILQKPKTVHSTQSTTVVGSNGHLKYSGVAKGVRPQPVQQQPVSHRDQLSNLLGGLRLGPGPVVNDNRDSSHVTHVQAQGNLPVVHSHASVHQAIPTNPPIRGKAQNMNNKSGIGAVRGRGAANGAPFAHRGTHNGVPASARGGAPNGGPRGRGGFRGGSRGFTRGRGVGSGGSAVVEE, from the exons ATGG GTATCCCAAAG TTCTTCAGATGGATCTCAGAGAGGTATCCTCTTACCTCTCAGTTGATCACACCCAACTCTATCCCCACGTTCGATAATCTCTA TCTGGATATG AACGGTATCATTCACAACTGTTCTCACCCCCCATCGACTGAGAACGACCCGCATTTTCGAATCACGGAGGAGCAGATGATTTTGGCCATTTTCGCCTATATCGACCATCTTTTCACCAAAATAAAACCTCAAAAAGTATTTTTCATGGCTATTGACGGTGTAGCTCCTCGAGCAAAGATGAACCAGCAGCGTAGCCGAAGGTTCAGGGCCGGTAAGGACGCTAGGGACcaaagggaaaaggcggagaagaatggagaaaagCTGCCTGATGAAAAGGCATTTGACTCCAATGCCATTACGCCAG GTACACCTTTTATGGCGAGGCTGTCGCAACACCTCAAGTACTATGTGCGAAAAAGAATTTCTGAAGACGCCGATTGGCGCAGCATCAGAGTTATTCTTAGCGGTCACGAT GTCCCCGGAGAGGGTGAACACAAGATCCAAGAATTCATCCGACTGAACAAGGCTCAGCCGGATTACAACCCTAACACCAGGCATTGCCTCTACGGTCTTGATGCCGATCTGATAATGTTGGGTCTATTGAGCCATGACCCCCATTTCTGTCTTTTGCGTGAGGAAGTGACGTTTGGACGGAAGTCTAGACAGAACACCGA ACTTGCGAACACTAATTTTTTCCTACTCCATCTTTCCCTCATGCGAGAATATCTCGACCTTGAATTCTCGTCCCTCCAGACTCAGATCTCCTTCGAGTACGACCTCGAGCGTATCATTGATGATTTCATTCTAATGGCAATCTTTGTTGGGAATGATTTCTTGCCTCATTTGCCGGATTTACATATCAACGAAGGTGCCTTGGAAAGAATCTGGGGGATGTATAAAGACATTTTGCCCACAATTG ACGGATACATTAACGAGCATGGCACAATTTCATTGCCAAGACTCCAACTTTTGCTCGACAAATTGGCCGAATTTGAGGTCAAGAGGTTTGAAGATGACCTCCTGGACCAGGTTCACTTTTCTGGAAACCACACTAGAGACACTATGGTGATTGAGAAGGCTAGAAAGAAGAACCGCAAGG TCATCACCAAATATCAACAAAAAGTACTGAACCAGTTACGCAGTTTTATCGAGAAGCAGCAAAATCAACCCAATCCCACTCACCGACTTGAGCTCATCAACACTCAGGACAAGCGTGATAACGCTTTCGTCCAAGAGCTTGCCGACGAGTTACACCTGCACACGACATGGGACGAAGTTGACGATTATGGTCAATCCTTGATCGTCTGCACTTTCAACATGGAAGGTGTGAGCCAAGATGGAAGTGCGGACggcaaagaggaagatggagattgGGAAAGCGAtgaaatggaggatgaaggcaAGCTAGCAGTTCAGAGAGTTTTCCGTAACTGGAGCAAAGCTGCAGTCGTCGATACGTATCCGGAAGATGTTGAGAAGTCGATGGACGAGAAACTGAAGGAAGCCATGGATGATATAAAGAGGCAATATTATCAC GATAAACTTGAGATCAACTACAACGACCCAGCTCAAATGCAGGACCTTGTACACCACTATATTGAAGGTCTTCAATGGATCCTCAACTATTACTACAAGGGCGTTTCAAGCTGGGGCTGGTTCTACAAATATCACTACTCTCCCCGTATCACTG ATTTGAAGGGAGTTGCTGATATGAAGTTTGAATTTGACTATGGCAAACCCTTCACTCCTTTCCAACAACTTATGGGTGTTTTGCCTGTAGATAGTATGGATCATGTTCCATTGGCATACAGA GACCTCATGTATGAGGAAACCTCCCCGATCATCGACTTTTATCCCCGGAACTTTGAATTGGATATGAATGGCAAAAAGCAGGATTGGGAGGCTGTGGTAAAGATCCCATTCATCGATCAAAACAGGTTGTTGAAGGCCATGGCCG CTCGTGATGTTCGTCTCACTCCCGAGGAGAGAGAGCGGAACAAGAGCGGTGTGCTCAGTACTCAATTTGTTTACGATCCTGAGATCGATGAAAATTAcccatcatctttcccGGGTGTTTTCCCTGAGCTCACTCGAAGCCATTGCCGTGCTTCCCCATTTAATCTCCCAGTCCTTGGTGGCGACGTCCAGCTCATCTTTGGTCTAGTTGAAGGTGTTCAACTTGGTGTTTCCGCGCTTGCTGGTTTCCCATCTCTCGACACTCTTCCCCACAATGGTACCCTTGACTACCATGGTGTCAACGTCTTCCAGTCTGATAGTAAGAATCCTTCTATGGTGATCACCATCATTGGCAAAGATGAACTTCCCAAGACTTCTGAGATAGCTCGAAACGTTCTCGGCCAAAGGACCTTCCACTCTTGGCCTTATCTCCAGGAAGGTATCGTCGCTGCTGTTTCAGATGATATGTTCAAGTACACCTTGCAGCAAGTTGGCAAGTCTCTTCGAGTTGTACATATGCCCCATCAGGATGCGGTCAAATGGAGGCGACAGGCAGACCATGTGGAGAGGCATTATTCAAGGAGGTACGGCGTGATTATTGGGGGTGTGGAAGTATTGTTGCATATCAGACCGCTTAAGG GCTTGAAACACCTCGATAACGGTGCACTTGTCAAGGACTACGAAACCCCAGAAAAGGAGATCGTCCAAGCGTACCAGGTGGCTGTCTCACAGGTCACATTTGAAGATGAACGTTTCCTG GAACGAGCTCCGCCTGACTTGAAGGTTGACTTCCCTGTTGGAGAAAAAGTTCTTTTCCTCGGTGATATGCATTACGGTCTCGCAGCGCAGGTCTCGGCGGTCAATGAGGAAGCTCAGACGTTAAGCGTGATTCTTGCA TactttgaagaggaaacgGAGGAAACCCTCAGATTCATGAAGGCTGTCGCCCATCGACCTGCGGGCAAGTGGTGGCCTTCACCAATCCTATCCCGTCGTCTTGGTATCTCCGCCCTCGCTCTTTCTCGCATCACGTCTACTTTGCTCGTTCAACTCGGTGATGGCTCGAAGACCAATATTGGACTTTCGCTCAAGTTTGAGTCTCGCGGTCTTAAGGTTCTCGGTTACTCGAAGAGAAACGATCGAGGCTGGGAGTTCAGCGAGAAGACTGCTCAAGTGCTGGAGGCGTACAAGAAGGCTTTCCCTGAGGTGTTCAAGCATCTGGAGAACAGGGGAGGAGACCTGGTCAAAAGCAAGGAACTTTGCCCCACTGCGGAGGACCCTGATACTGTTATCAAGGGCATGAAGAAGTGgttgaaggatgaaggaCTGAATGATTTGGAATCCGTGTCGTTGTTTGCCGATCAGCTTGAAGCG GAAACCTGCCAGATAGTTGAAAAACTTGCCGACGACATTTTGTCTAAGAAAACCTTCCAAtcgatcaagaagaagcgttTGGACAATGTTCCACGCCAGACCCTTTTGAAGCCCGCACAAGCCATTTATCGACTTCAAGGTCAAGTTTTTGAACCTGGCCACCGAGTCGTTATGGTGCAGGACCCCGCCGCGGGAGGGGTGCCAACAGGCATGAGGGGTGTTGTGGTCGGTCTTGGAATGAGGACCGTTGATGTAATCTGGGACAATGGCTTCATGGGTGGTTCTACTCTCCAGGGGAAGTGTTCGCCTTACCGCGGGTCAACTGTACCATTCTCGTCCTGCCTCAATTTAACTCGTCCCCAATTCACTGTCTCCGAGAGAGCTGGACCGAAGCCTGTTCCTCAAAATGTCTTCAGACCTCAACTTGGACCTCGCCCTGCTGTACCTATGCAGCATTACCAGCCGTCGGTGCCGGGCCGTCAGCAAACTGCGACAACTACACATCACATTTTGCAGAAACCCAAGACTGTTCACTCTACTCAAAGCACCACTGTTGTCGGTAGCAACGGCCATCTGAAGTATAGCGGCGTGGCGAAGGGTGTCCGACCTCAGCCTGTTCAGCAACAGCCCGTTAGTCACCGAGATCAATTGTCCAACTTGCTTGGAGGTTTGCGACTGGGCCCTGGTCCTGTGGTCAATGACAATCGTGATTCCAGTCACGTCACTCACGTTCAGGCTCAGGGAAACCTTCCGGTGGTCCATTCCCATGCTTCCGTTCACCAGGCAATACCTACCAATCCCCCTATTCGAGGAAAGGCACAAAACATGAACAACAAGTCTGGTATCGGTGCCGtcaggggaagaggtgctGCGAACGGCGCCCCCTTCGCTCATCGGGGTACCCACAATGGTGTTCCTGCGTCCGCTCGCGGAGGCGCTCCAAACGGTGGAccaaggggaagagggggtTTCAGGGGTGGTTCAAGAGGATTCACTAGAGGCAGGGGGGTTGGAAGTGGCGGTAGCGCAGTAGTTGAGGAGTAG
- a CDS encoding Signal recognition particle 54 kDa protein, putative yields the protein MVLADLGTRLHGAWNQLSKASVIDDKVIDGVLKELCAALLESDVNVKLVASLRTKVKTKVKKSLEESEKAGGREANKKNVVQKAVFDELVALVDPGTEPYKPVKGKTNVLMAVGIQGAGKTTTCTKLAVHYQRRGFRTCLVCADTFRAGAFDQLKQNATKAKIPFYGSYTETDPVAIASLGVEKFRKERFDVIIVDTSGRHKQESELFEEMVAIGAAVKPDMTLMVLDASIGQAAEGQSRAFKDSADFGAIIVTKLDGHAKGGGAISAVAATKTPIIFLGTGEHLNDLERFAPQPFISKLLGMGDMQGLVEHMQDMARANPDRQKDLAKKLEQGKFTIRDWREQLSNIMNMGSISKIASMIPGLPAGIMDGNEEEASAKLKRLIFITDAMRADELDSDGSIFVSYDKQGNPVGLNKRAKRVAKGSGTSLRELEDLLVQARMMAGMAKQAGGQNGWMSAMQKMQAAAGGKPLGPNGQPSPAQIEAMRKAMPPELVRKLRAAGPQGAQKMMQDMMGGMGGMPGMGGAGGPGGMDLGNMMRMLGGGGGGGGGGGGMPDMSQMQEMMKNMGMGGGGGMGGMPDMSQLMKMMGGSG from the exons ATGGTGTTAGCAGACCTCGGAACACGGCTGCACGGCGCTTGGAACCAGCTTTCAAAGGCCTCAGTAATTGATGACAAG GTCATCGATGGTGTCCTTAAGGAGCTATGTGCAGCCTTGTTGGAATCAGATGTCAATGTCAAACTCGTAGCCTCACTGCGAACCAAGGTTAAGACCAAG GTCAAGAAAAGCCTGGAAGAAAGTGAAAAggcaggaggaagggaagccaacaagaagaatgtTGTACAAAAAGCCGTATTTGACGAGCTCGTCGCTTTGGTGGATCCGGGAACTGAGCCTTACAAACCGGTGAAGGGAAAGACCAATGTCTTGATGGCTGTCGGTATCCAA GGTGCTGGTAAAACTACAACCTGTACGAAACTTGCCGTTCACTACCAACGAAGAGGATTCCGCACTTGTCTTGTTTGTGCCGATACTTTCCGTGCTGGTGCTTTTGACCAGTTAAAACA AAATGCAACCAAAGCCAAGATCCCCTTCTATGGTAGCTATACCGAAACAGACCCTGTGGCCATTGCCTCTTTGGGTGTGGAGAAGTTTAGGAAAGAAAGGTTCGATGTGATCATCGTCGATACTTCTGGTCGTCACAAGCAAGAGTCCGAGCTGTtcgaggagatggtggcCATTGGTGCTGCCGTCAAGCCA GACATGACATTAATGGTCCTTGATGCGTCCATAGGTCAAGCTGCCGAAGGCCAATCTCGTGCTTTCAAGGATTCTGCCGACTTTGGAGCTATCATTGTGACTAAACTGGATGGACATGCCAAGGGTGGTGGTGCCATCTCTGCTGTGGCGGCCACCAAGACACCCATTATTTTCCTTGGTACTGGTGAACATCTCAATGACCTTGAACGATTCGCGCCTCAGCCATTTATTTCCAAGCTTTTGGGCATGGGTGATATGCAAGGACTTGTAGAGCATAT GCAAGACATGGCCCGAGCAAACCCCGATAGACAAAAGGATCTCGCCAAAAAGCTTGAGCAAGGCAAGTTCACCATTCGTGACTGGCGAGAACAATTGTCAAATATCATGAACAT GGGTTCTATCTCCAAGATCGCTTCCATGATTCCTGGTTTGCCGGCGGGTATAATGGACGGtaacgaggaagaggcttCTGCCAAGCTCAAGCGTCTGATTTTCATCACCGATGCCATGCGTGCCGACGAATTGGATTCTGATGGTAGCATCTTTGTGTCCTATGATAAACAAGGGAACCCCGTCGGCCTCAACAAACGGGCAAAGAGGGTGGCTAAGGGAAGTGGTACAAGTCTGAGGGAGTTGGAGGACTTGCTGGTGCAGGCGAGAATGATGGCTGGAATGGCCAAGCAAGCCGGTGGTCAGAATGGATG GATGTCAGCGATGCAGAAGATGCAAGCTGCGGCCGGTGGCAAACCCCTTGGACCCAACGGTCAGCCCTCCCCTGCCCAAATCGAGGCTATGCGAAAGGCCATGCCTCCAGAGCTTGTCCGCAAGTTACGTGCCGCTGGTCCTCAGGGTGCtcagaagatgatgcaAGATATGATGGGTGGCATGGGCGGAATGCCTGGTATGGGAGGTGCCGGCGGACCTGGCGGTATGGATTTGGGCAatatgatgaggatgttgggaggaggaggaggaggtggtggtggtggtggcgggATGCCCGACATGAGCCAGATgcaggagatgatgaagaacaTGGGCATGGGAGGTGGCGGCGGTATGGGTGGTATGCCTG ATATGAGCCAactgatgaagatgatgggcGGCAGCGGTTAA
- a CDS encoding ER to Golgi transport-related protein, putative: protein MSRPSSTSTHVAVVPTVPQVLHILANPPPTLIDAQLPGYLLPPTFNLLRESSAHVVRKKKREEDELRNEGLLPPLNEKDVKDESRLIEEELSKRIVRIGLMVGGFIAEKLTLARPPISAHLDIIKFICKDLFLYVYSKQIDNLRTNHRGVYVLQSNAFPPLVPLSSYKGSAADMDAANTHLIFPQALIQGALHRLGMNAVVSAESSSLPQCTFQIRTLKPSNIPSTPMSGTPNPQPTTQRQAPVSVSAGGYGQAAPGSPAMNVTGSSTTGLGINQ from the exons ATGTCCAGGCCCTCGTCAACCTCCACTCATGTCGCAGTTGTGCCCACAGTCCCACAAGTCCTTCATATCCTCGCAAACCCTCCTCCGACTCTCATAGATGCGCAATTACCTGGCTATCTCTTACCTCCTACCTTCAACTTGCTACGCGAATCCTCGGCCCATGTAgtcagaaagaagaagagggaagaggatgagctGAGAAATGAGGGACTATTACCGCCTCTGAATGAGAAAGATGTCAAAGACGAGAGCAGGCtgatagaagaagagctgtCGAAAAGAATTGTGAGGATTGGTCTAATGGTCGGTGGATTCATTGCCGAAAA ATTGACATTGGCGAGACCACCCATATCTGCTCATCTGGATATAATCAAGTTCATTTGCAAAgacctcttcctctacgTGTATTCCAAACAGATTGACAACCTTCGAACAAATCATCGAGGCGTCTACGTTTTGCAATCGAATGCGTTCCCTCCACTTGTGCCTTTATCATCGTACAAAGGTAGTGCTGCAGATATGGATGCAGCCAACACA catctcatcttccctcaaGCTCTTATACAAGGTGCTCTTCACAGGTTAGGCATGAATGCTGTCGTATCCGCCGAATCGTCCTCCCTCCCACAATGTACTTTCCAAATCCGCACGCTAAAACCATCAAACATTCCCAGTACACCGATGAGTGGGACGCCCAACCCGCAACCGACAACCCAGAGGCAGGCGCCGGTATCGGTTTCAGCTGGCGGATATGGACAGGCGGCGCCTGGCAGCCCAGCAATGAACGTTACTGGGAGCTCTACTACTGGACTGGGAATCAATCAATAG